The DNA window CCAGCCCGTCGGCGTCAAGGGTGAGGTCTGCGAGCTCGTCGTAGGCCTCGGCGTCGGCGAACAGCTCGTCGATCACATCGAGGGCCGCCGCCCGCGCCGCCTGGCCTTCGAGGTCGCTGCCGGCGCCGGCGATCACGTCGACCAGCGCGCGGACGACGTCGAAGCGGCCGCGGCCGACTAGGTCGCCGAGGCCAGCGTCGCGGAGGGTTGGCGTCAGCCCGTCACGGGCGATGCCGGCGAGGAGGTCGGCGAAGTTGGCCGCTCCGGCGATCCCGGCTCGCGCCGACCGCGTCGCCCCGGCGGCACCGCCGAGGGTGCCGACGTGGCGGGCGACCACCCGCTCGGCGCGACTGCGGCCGCCGTGCTTGGCGTAGCTCGTCGCCGCGCGTTTGAACGGCGTCCACGCGCCGCCTTGGCCGCCGCCGTAGTCGGTCGAGGTACCCATCAGCGGCCGCCCCCGAGCGCTTCTGCGGCGGCGCGCTTGAGCCCACCCGACCCCGACGTTCCCCACCGCTCGAGGAGCTTCGTCAGCTCCGGTGGACGCGGGTCGATCGCGGCGACCAGCTTCGCCGGCAGCTGCAGGGGCACGCTCGCCGGCGGGAGCTCGTCGAGCGCCGAGGCGAGTCGTCCGACGAGCTCGGTCTTGCGCGCCGCGATCTCGATCGCGCTGTCGAGCGCGTGGCCGCGCGGATCGCGCGAGCCGCGTTCGAGCAGGACGTCGAACACCTGCACCATCTCGGCGGCGCCGAGGTCGACGCCCTCCTCGATCGCCGTCCGCCGCGTCGCTGCGACGGCGTGCTCGAGGCGTCCGAGCAGCTCTTGCAGCGCCGCCGGCAGCCGCGCTGCGGGCGCTGCCGGCGAGAGGCGGTCGCGCGAGAAGTAGAAGTACGGTGCGAGGTCGACATCGGCGAGCGCCGGTTCGAGCCGAAGCCAGGGGCCGATGTGAAGCTGTGCCGCCCACGTCGCCGCCTCGTCGCTCATGCCCTTCGGCTTCTTGTCGGTCGCGGCGAGCGACTCGGCCTGCTTCAGCTCGACGGGCTTTCCGTGCTGGTCGATCTGCCACGCGAACAGCTGTGCGAAGTCCTTCAGGTGCAGCTGCTCGAGGATCATCAGCTTGGACAAGACCGCGGGGTCGAGCTCGATCCCTCGCCCGCCTGCGGCGCGACGGCGGACGCTCAAGATGTTCAGGAACCGCTTCAGCTGGCGCGGGTTCCCGCGCAGGCCGCGTGCGAGGACCGGCGAGATCTGGTTCGCGAGCGCGAACGCCGCCTCGAGGCCGTCGGGCGGCGAGTCGAGGATCTCGCGCGCGATGCCCCAGTTCATGACCACCGTCAACTGCTCGCTCTTCCGGCGCTCCTGTGCCGCGGCTTGCAGGCGCTCGAGCGGTCCGGCGTCGAGATAGAGCTCGGCCAGGAGCAGGTTGATGTACGTCTCGGCCTCCGGCTCCGAAAGCGGCGGGATGTTGACCGAGATCTGGATGATCTTCTCCAGGTAGTCGACGCCGAGCGTCTCGTCGCCTTCGCGGTTGACCGGGTAGCGGGCCTCGATCGCGGCCTGGACGATGCGTTGGTCGGCGGCGATCACGTAGGCGGTCTTCGGCACGTGCAGGAAGAGGCGGATCGCCTCGAAGGTGTCGACGATCGAATCGGGCAGGCAGCGGTCGAGGTCGTCAATAAACACGACCAGCGCCTGCAAATCGTCGAGGTCGGCCATCAGCGCCTCGAACTCGGTGCGGAACTCGGCGATCGAGTGGAGTCGGTCGGGCGCCTCTGTCTCGTCCTCCTCCTCGACCGGCGCCGGCTTCAGCAGCTGGGCGTCCGACAAGGCCGCCATCTCCGGCGGCACGTCCGCGCCGTGAGAGAGCAACGCCAGCCGCCCGAGGAGCTTCGCCGCCCCGAGCATGTTCACCCGCCGCACCATCTCGCCGAGCCGCTTGCCGGCCTTGTCGGCGAAGGTCACGTCGGTCTGCGCCCGCTCCTGCACCGCGCCGATGACCGACGCCATGAGCGCAGTCTTCACGTCCTCGTAGTCCTCAAAGCGCCAGGGGCTGAACGAGACGGTCAGGAACTTCTCTTCCGCGGCCAGGGCCTCCTCGGCCATACCGATTAAGCTGCTCTTGCCGGAGCCCCAGTCACCGGCCACGCCAACGGTGACCGGCAGGAGGCGCGGGTCGCGCAGGATGATCAGCAGCTCGTCGACCAGGAAGTCGAAGCCGAGCAGATCGATCCGAGTCTCGTTGTCAGCCCACATGGTGCATTCTCAAAGAATGATGGCCTGCGCCCAAGATGACCGACGTCCGCCTTCGCCTCCATCCCGCGGACCGACCCCGGCGCGCGCTCGTCGATGTCGTGTTCGCGCGCGGGGGGCCCTATCGCGGAGCGGCCTGCTGGAGTAGGTCGCTTCTCGCGAGCGAGCACGCCTTGATGATCGGGGCGTTCGAGCCAGCCTGACTAGGCTTGGCTGATGGGTGCGGCGGGGGTGACGTGAGCCGCATCGAGGCGACGATGAAGCATCGAGGCGAGAGTCAGAAGATCCAGCGCGTCCTCGAGTCCGATGGGCCAGCTGATCTTCGGGGCGTGAGCGGTTGTGTTGCGGAACGTCCCGAACATGCCTTTCACCAACATCGCCAGGCCCTTGTGCTCGCTCTCCTCCGTCGGCGACTGGAGCAGGTTGAACGCCAACGCCGGCATCCCACCCTTTATGCCAAACGCGTCGTCGACGAGTTGGCCGCCGTCGCTCTTGAGGCCAGTCCTAGTGCGGATCTTGTCGGCGACGCTTTTCGTCGCCTCGAAGACAGCATGGAAGTAGTTCCTTTGCACGAGCTCGGCACGGCAGAAAGCGAGTACGTCGGGATGTACGTTGCGCTCGCGAAGCTTCGCCTTCAGTGCGTTCGCCCGCTCTTGCGCCTCGGTAAGCGTGGTCGTCGGCGCTGCCGGATAGAGCTTGCCGTTCTCACGCAGTTCGAGACCGACGAAGCCCAGCGTTAAGTTGAGCCCCTCGCGGTGTGCCTCGAAGCGCTCCGGCTCGCTGCCAAACCGTTCCGGCGCCATCGCCACTTTGATGAAGCGGCAGACGGCGTTGGCGTTGCTGTCTTGGTTCTGTCGAGATGCGAGCGATTCGTACAGGCGCTTCCACTTCGTGCTCTGTTGCGAAGTGTCGGCGATGCTGGCCGCCGGCAGCAACCGGTCCATCTGACTGCCGGTCATGGCCTCGCCGAGTTCGCGACACAGCGCTTCGAGCTGACCGGCCGTGAAGGGCGGAACCGTCTTGTGAGGCATGTCGAGCACGCTAGCGCCTACCCCAGGGAGAGGCCCTGTGTGGTCGAGCACGCAGTCCAAGCTCTTGCCTCGCGCTCGAGCTTCGAGCGTCCCTGAAGCCAAGACCTGCACACGTAGTCCTGGCTGCGCCCGCTCTTCGCCTCCTTCAGTCTCCATCCGGTGGGCGACGTACGTTCCTCGGGTGGTTAGAGACGCAGATGTCGTGCTCGCGACCTTGGGGGCCACAACGGCGCTCGCAGGGTTCACGCTCGTCTTCCTGGGTGTCGTCATTACGCGCTACGAGGAGACGATCCCGGGTGCGTCCGTACGTGTGCGAAGCCGCTTCGTCGGTCCAGCGGGGGAACTCCTTGGCGCATTTATGCTGGGCCTGGCAACCGTCGGTATGAGTTTCGCGTGGCTCGTCGCACGTGGCGGACACGGCTTCTACGTTGTTGTCGTCGTTCTGTTCGCGGTTCAGATCGTCTCGACTGCGCTCGCGTCCGGACACGTGACGCGGGGTGTCCTACGGAAGACGTGAGGTCACGTTGGCGCTCAACGCAACAAAGTCAAAGCGACTTGAGGACGCTGGCCTAGATCAGTACTTCGATCAGCACCGCGCGCTCTGGGATCAGAAGGCGCGTCGCGCTCATGACTACGCGAAGGCGTTCGTGGTCGAGAGCGGCGAGGAGGTCCGACAGGACGACGTCGTGCCGCTGCTCGTGCCAGCACTCGAAGTGTTCGACGACTTCAGAGACCATCTCGCAACTCAGAAACTGACGCAGAAGTACTGGTACACGTACTTCGCCGAACTCATCGTCGATCGGCTTTGGAGAGAACTCACCGATCAGGAAGGAGGAGCATGAAACGCGACATTCGGGCTCTGGCAACCAAGTACATCGATGAGGTGATCAAAGACCAACAGGAGCTCGGCTACACCGATGTCGTGGCCGCCGCTACACGTGAAGCGGCCATCGGAGATGCCGAGGCGGCTCTCGGCGAGCTAGCCGCGAGCACGACCGACTCGACAAAGGCGGTTGCCGCGTAGGTAGATCCGCCGGTGCTCTTTCGTCGACGCCGAGTGGTCGCTGTGTCGGCGAACCTATCCGCTCGGCGGCGTCGGTCGAGGAGCCCCGGCGAACGGCTGCGTCCTACCAGGGCCGCTCTCGCCCGACCACGTGCAGACGCTCGCGAACAATGTCGCAGCGGCACTCCGGTCGCCTTACGCGGAGCGCAACGTGCCACGAGTCTCGCGTCCCGACTGTTCCCGGCTCTCGCCGACTCGCTCATTCGGTTGACGGCGACGTCGACCTTCCGCTGCTCACCTCATTGGGCTTCGACGTTGCTGCCGAGGTCGGGAAGACGTATTCCAAAGCTTCGGCTTCGCGGACGCCGCCAAAGGTGAGATCGTTGCGGAGGCGAAGCGGGAGTCGTGCGAGCGGGTCGAAGATGAAGCGCACCCGAAGCTCGCCGGCGCCCTCCTCGAGGCCGGCGACGACCGCGAGGAAGAAATCGTGGTCAGTTCTGGCGCGTTCGACCTCGTTCGGCGTCAGCGTGATCTCGTTCGGGATCTCGTTTCCCGACGACATCTTGATCTCGAAGCACTGGCGCAGTTCGTCGATCGCATCGGCGCCGACTCCGCGTCGGTGACGGAGATCGGCTACCTCGCCATCCCCGAGCGCGAGCGCAGCCATCACAGCGTCGTATGCGAGCTGCTCTCGCGCGCTCATCGGCGGCAGCACGCTTGGCGGCACCGGCGCGCCGATATCCGTCGTCCTTCCGTCTGGGTCGTCGCTGGTGGTCGTGCCGGTCTTCGGCGGCGTGCCGTCGCCGGTTATCGTGCGCTTTCGGGGCGGTGGAACGATGATCCCGCCGCGTGGAGCCCCCGCATTGACGATCGTCCCCTGCGACGGCTCGAGCTTGTCGATCTCCTTCAGCTTGCGCACCTTGACGCCGCCGACGCCGTTGGACGTCGTGCCGGCGGCCGGTTTTTTGGTCGTCTTACCCCTGCGGGTGCGTCGATCGTCGGCCTGGGTACGCAGATGAGCGAGCCGATCGTCCTCGGCTTCGTCCGCGTTGCCGTCGCTCGAGAGGACGATCTTCTGGGCTCCGAGACCGCTCTCGGCCTTCTGCCACATCGCCACCCACGCCCACGCGACCTTTTGCCGGTCGCCGTTGAACAGGTCTGCGATCGCGCGGCCACCACCTTCGGCCGAACCGACGTCTTCTGCGGACCGGGCGAACAGCGTCAGCGGTTGCCGGAGCAGGTGCGCCTCGGCCGGCGCGACAAGCCGGCGACCGCCGGGGACGGTCGCCGCGACCTCTAGATCACGGTCGAGAACAAGGAGCGCCGCTGCGAGCTCGTCCCAGGCGACGGTCAGCGTCTCGTAGAGCGTCTGGTCGCGGCGGGCGAGCTCGGTGCGGAGGTGCTCGACCGCGAGCACGAACCGCGGCCGGAATTCGTCGCCGACGGCCGCGCCGTAGCCGGCGTTCGCAACCGGCATGAACTGCTCCGCACCGATCAGCGTGAGCCCGAGCGCCTCGATCAGCGATTCCATGTCGTCGATGGCGAATCCGGGCTGCCAGACGCGTGCTTGATCGGCGACTGCGCCGGCCACCGCTTCGTCCGCGATCGCGTACACGGGTCGTCGTGTTGTCCACTCCTCGCCAGTCCAGACGGGAAGCGACCGCAACGTCGCGCGCAGTTGCGGGGTCGCATCTCCGAGCGCGCGAGCCAGTGTCCGCATCGTCTCGATGATCACCGGACGATCGCCATCGCCAAGTGGCCCGTCGTCTGCGATGTCGCGCAGGACCGCGACGCAGTCTCGTGCCTCGGGAAGCGGGATCTGGAGGGTCCGCCAGAGCGGTTCGAGCAGCGACGTGTTCGCAACGAACGGCCGCCGGCGTCCGAAGATCGGCGGCCCGCTCAGCACCTGCGCCGGCGCGTACCAGCGACCGTTGATCAAGAGCAGCCCGCGCGCGCGCCCGCCGCGGCCGCCGGCGAAGTGCGACCGTAGCGCGGCGACCGTCATGTCGTCGACCGGTCGCTGGCCGCGGCCATCCGCCGGGCAGGCGAGTGCAAGGATCCGGTACGCCGTCCGCGTCTGCTCCTCGATCGATGCCCGGGTCTTGCCGGCGTCGCGTAGCTCTTCGAGCCGGGCGACGATGCTCGTCGCCGACGGGCCGCGTCTGATTCGCAGCGCCGGCAACGCAGGACTCCGCAGCACGTGGTCATCGACGCGCATCAGGTACAGGCTGCGTTTGTCGCCGACCGTCAGACGGTTTGCCTCGCTTGGGAGGTGCAGGTCGAGCGGTGCGTGCAGTGCGCCGGTTGCGCACGGAAGCCACGGTTCGGATGCGGCTCGAGCGAGCCAGGTCGCTAGCACCTCGCCGCGGGCGTGCCAGTAGCCGTCGTAGCCCCAGACCGCCTGCGCGGTCGCGTGATCGGCGAACTGACGCTCCCAGCCGCGCGCCACGAGCCCGAGAAGTGCGCTTGCCCGTCGTTTGCGGCCTGTGCCCGGTCGGTCAGCCTTGATGTTCTCGATCACTGCGTCCAGATCCGGCGACCAGCGGTCGTCGATCAGATGGGTGGCGCGTTGGTTGAGCGCGCGCAGCTCGGTCGCCTGCACCTCGGGGAGGCGCCACTGTTCGAGTGGGCTCACGAGTCGCGGGTCGCGGCTGTAGCGCTGGATCTCGTTCGGGGGCCGCACTAGGCGCGGGAACGTCTGCACCCCAAGCCGCGCGAGCAGACGCTGTGCGCCGAGTTCGCGTCGACCGCCGGCGCGTTTGAGCACCAGCCTGTAGTCAGGTGATACCCAGGTGAGCTGCGGCGTCTTGCCGGCGGCACGCGCGAAGCTGTCGGTCTCGCGGTCGATCTGCGGTGGCAGATAGGCCGTGCTCGGGGAGACCCAGAGCGGCTCGGTCTTACCGCGGTCGTCGTAGCGGAAGCCCCGAAGCTCGATCGCTCGGCCGATCTTCGGTCCGAGCTCGCGTTGCTCGTCGTCGCTGAGTCGCTCGAAGGCGTCGCGGAGGGAGAGGAGCGGGCCGTCGTCGAGCGGGATCGGCTCACGCCTCCCGCGCGCAAGCAAAGCGAGCGCTTCGCCGTCGGAGTCGTACGCGCCGACAAGCAGCTTTTCCTCCTCGAGCTCGCTGCGCACGCGGCGTGCCATCTTGTCGCCGCCGAGGTAGACGGGGTGGATGGCGAGGGTCAAGCCGAGCTGCGAGGCCAGGCTTTGCGGTTCGTCACGAACGACCAGCGACCGGGGTTCATCCGGGCGCGGCGGCGCGACGCGCGTTCCGTCAGCAAGCATGACGCCGCGCCTATCGCAGAACTTGCCGAACACCCCATCCTCGACCGCGGCTGCGGCGAACGCCACATACCACTGTGGTTGACGCTCCCCGAGCTCGGCGTCGTCGAGCTCGAGCAGCTCGAGCGCTTCTTCGACATCGAGCAGCTGTGAGCGTCCGAGCTCTTGCAGGACGCGTCGCCAGCGACCGAACCGGTCGCGCTGCGTAGGAGGAACAGCCGAGAACCCGTCTGCGAGTCGTTCCTGGTCGCTCCCGGTCAGGACGCCGTCGAGACCTGAGTCCTCGAAGACGATCTCGTCGAGCGGCTGCGGCGCGTCTTCCCGCCCCAGCCGAAGCTCGTCGGCGAGGCGGAGATGACAGCGGCCGATCACGTCGAACAGGAACCGCTCGCGCAGCCATTCGCTGATCCCGTCGGGAACGTCGTGCAGCAGCGGCACCGCACCCCAGGCACGTCGCGCGTCGTGGCTAAACAGCTCGAGTGCGACAGCGGCGAGCAGATCGCCGAGCTCGGCGAAGCGGTGCGCATTCCAGGCCCGCTCATGCAGGGTCGAGCGTGCGGTGTCGGGGTCGAACTGCGCGTTGAGGCCTACAGGCAAGTTGGATGCAACCGGCAGCGGCAGCCGGTCGTACAGCAGCCCCTGTTCGGGCCGCCGAGGTACGCAGATGCCGAGTGTGGTCGTCGGCCCGGTAGCCTTGTTGTGCCGGCGCTCGTCCGCCTTCAACGGAATCTCGACCAGGTAGCGCGAGTAGGTCTGGCTCCGGTCACGATCCGTGAGCTCGACGACCTCGACCTCGAGCTCGCGCCCGTGAAGCTGGAGCTGCGCCATGCGGCGCTGCCGTGCGTGGAGCTGATGGTCGACGACAGCGGAGCCGCGTTTCAGATCGATCTGCGCGACGCGCCGGATGCTTCGCAGGAAGACGAGCGAGCGTGTGCCGAGCTCGGTCATGAACTGCTCGAGCGCCGCCGTGTCGACCTCGTCGTCGAGCGGTACGACGAGCAGCGTCTCGCTGGCCGAGGGGTCATAGAAGCCGTCGATCGCCGGCTCGGGCGGGCAGGGGGCCGGTACCTCGCCCATGCGGAAGTGGTAAGGATGGCAGTGTGCGTCGATCGGACCGCCGAGCGCGCGCAGCGTCTTCTGGCCGATCCCGAACCTTCCGGAGGCGCTCGGGTCGTCGGCTTTTGTGCTCACCCAGGGAAGCACCATCGCGCCGACATGCGCCAGTGAGATCGGTGCCCCATTGTGGACGATCAGCAGCTCCCGGCGC is part of the Actinomycetota bacterium genome and encodes:
- a CDS encoding P-loop NTPase fold protein, which encodes MWADNETRIDLLGFDFLVDELLIILRDPRLLPVTVGVAGDWGSGKSSLIGMAEEALAAEEKFLTVSFSPWRFEDYEDVKTALMASVIGAVQERAQTDVTFADKAGKRLGEMVRRVNMLGAAKLLGRLALLSHGADVPPEMAALSDAQLLKPAPVEEEDETEAPDRLHSIAEFRTEFEALMADLDDLQALVVFIDDLDRCLPDSIVDTFEAIRLFLHVPKTAYVIAADQRIVQAAIEARYPVNREGDETLGVDYLEKIIQISVNIPPLSEPEAETYINLLLAELYLDAGPLERLQAAAQERRKSEQLTVVMNWGIAREILDSPPDGLEAAFALANQISPVLARGLRGNPRQLKRFLNILSVRRRAAGGRGIELDPAVLSKLMILEQLHLKDFAQLFAWQIDQHGKPVELKQAESLAATDKKPKGMSDEAATWAAQLHIGPWLRLEPALADVDLAPYFYFSRDRLSPAAPAARLPAALQELLGRLEHAVAATRRTAIEEGVDLGAAEMVQVFDVLLERGSRDPRGHALDSAIEIAARKTELVGRLASALDELPPASVPLQLPAKLVAAIDPRPPELTKLLERWGTSGSGGLKRAAAEALGGGR
- a CDS encoding TIGR02391 family protein, with product MPHKTVPPFTAGQLEALCRELGEAMTGSQMDRLLPAASIADTSQQSTKWKRLYESLASRQNQDSNANAVCRFIKVAMAPERFGSEPERFEAHREGLNLTLGFVGLELRENGKLYPAAPTTTLTEAQERANALKAKLRERNVHPDVLAFCRAELVQRNYFHAVFEATKSVADKIRTRTGLKSDGGQLVDDAFGIKGGMPALAFNLLQSPTEESEHKGLAMLVKGMFGTFRNTTAHAPKISWPIGLEDALDLLTLASMLHRRLDAAHVTPAAPISQA